In a genomic window of Ptiloglossa arizonensis isolate GNS036 chromosome 12, iyPtiAriz1_principal, whole genome shotgun sequence:
- the LOC143153546 gene encoding myotubularin-related protein 10-B isoform X1 — translation MESKSCNNFRSYVGLEEHEMQPLGSSRRNSLSENNIKLLPGEIFITGAHNVLMFSPVSDLKQGTSGFLSITNFKLTFITTDDTSGEDVTRQQNHLYGYMDTCLTNIEDIYITVGDKKRRLVSGNIVPSKVKGIFIICKNLRTWSFSFKFSPIGDGQKLLRALLHHAFPSRHHLLFAYDYREAYYSSLDKAVRLFRDISEWINELERTISNEKFRKFWRLSTANVDFKLCRSLSRYIIVPASITDSQLMDASKHFQGNRPPIWSWSSTHGAALVKMSELSLLATKRMQENIMFENVRKSHPRKMPPVVLELNKDVNVKFIAVAFSKFASLCSPENIRQFWLQDNSFYSLVENTKWLKCVSYCLQKAVEACEHLHLGVSVILQEGAGTDICCIISSLVQLLLDPYFRTINGFQSLLQKEWIAGGHPFCDRLGHITKRKSEKSPLLLLYLDCVWQLSQQFPAEFEFTETYLTTLWDTAHVSIFDTFIFNCEKDRIAAATDPSKPFVLRSVWDWREQFSEQDILLFYNPLYNFCETDAVEKSIIKPLYNMASLELWTQCYFRWIPPLEIRNGGQNHIELYARLLRNDVNQLKMCVNGNCGSPVDKSNSYSVQMNIDSFYPFSNKQSGNTVSTPIMNSSILATESLLDAQSLITASD, via the exons ATGGAAAGCAAAAGTTGCAATAATTTCAGAAGTTACGTGGGTCTCGAGGAACACGAGATGCAG CCACTGGGTTCTAGTCGACGTAATTCTTTATCCGAAAACAATATCAAGTTACTACCCGGTGAGATTTTCATCACCGGAGCGCACAACGTTCTCATGTTCTCGCCCGTTAGCGATCTAAAGCAAGGAACGTCTGGCTTTCTATCGATTACGAATTTTAAGCTTACTTTTATTACGACGGACGACACAAGCGGAGAA GATGTAACCCGTCAACAGAATCATCTTTATGGATATATGGATACCTGTTTGACAAACATTGAAGATATTTATATAACAGTAGGTGATAAGAAAAGAAGACTTGTATCTGGCAATATTGTACCATCTAAAGTAAAAGggatatttattatttgtaaa AATTTACGAACATGGTCCTTCtcttttaaattttcacccATTGGAGATGGACAAAAACTGTTGAGGGCACTATTACATCATGCTTTTCCTAGTAGACACCATTTATTATTCGCTTATGACTACAG AGAAGCGTACTATAGCAGTCTTGATAAAGCTGTTCGCTTATTTCGAGACATAtctgaatggattaacgaactagaACGAACCATAAGTaatgaaaaatttagaaaattttggaGATTATCTACTGCTAATGTAGACTTCAAGCTTTGTCGTAG CTTATCACGATATATAATTGTACCAGCATCCATTACCGACAGTCAACTAATGGATGCATCTAAGCACTTCCAAGGCAACCGTCCACCAATTTGGTCTTGGTCGAGTACACATGGTGCAGCATTAGTTAAAATGTCTGAGCTCTCATTATTAGCTACTAAGAGAATGCAAGAGAATATTATGTTCGAGAATGTTCGCAAAAGTCACCCTCGAAAAATGCCGCCAGTTGTTTTAGAATTAAATAAAGATGTTAACGTAAAGTTTATAGCTGTAGCCTTTTCAAAATTTGCCAGTCTGTGCTCTCCAG AAAATATTAGACAATTTTGGCTGCAGGATAATAGTTTTTATTCTTTAGTAGAAAATACAAAATGGTTAAAGTGTGTATCATATTGTTTGCAAAAAGCTGTAGAAGCTTGTGAACACCTTCATTTAGGAGTTTCTGTTATTTTACAAG AAGGTGCTGGCACAGATATTTGTTGCATTATATCGAGCTTAGTCCAATTATTATTGGACCCTTATTTTCGAACCATAAATGGATTTCAATCGCTCTTGCAAAAGGAATGGATCGCCGGCGGGCATCCATTTTGTGATAGATTAGGTCATATTACCAAGAGGAAGTCGGAGAAA TCTCCACTGTTACTTCTATATTTGGACTGTGTCTGGCAATTAAGTCAACAATTTCCTGCGGAATTCGAATTCACGGAAACGTACCTGACAACGTTGTGGGATACTGCTcacgtttcaattttcgatacaTTCATTTTTAATTGCGAGAAAGATCGGATTGCGGCAGCTACA gacCCAAGTAAACCTTTTGTTCTTCGGAGCGTCTGGGATTGGAGGGAACAATTTAGTGAACAGGACATTTTATTGTTTTACAATCCTCTTTACAATTTTTGTGAAACGGACGCAGTAGAGAAGAGCATAATAAAGCCCTTGTACAATATGGCCAGCTTAGAACTATGGACGCAGTGTTACTTTCGTTGGATACCCCCTTTGGAGATCCGAAACGGTGGACAGAATCACATAGAGCTTTACGCAAGATTATTACGAAACGACGTAAATCAGTTAAAGATGTGCGTAAATGGAAATTGTGGTTCACCAGTCGACAAGTCGAATAGCTATTCTGTTCAGATGAATATCGACAGTTTCTATCCATTCTCGAATAAACAGTCTGGGAACACAGTGAGCACTCCTATCATGAACAGCTCCATTCTAGCTACCGAAAGTTTGTTAGACGCGCAATCTTTAATAACTGCGTCCGACTGA
- the LOC143153546 gene encoding myotubularin-related protein 10-B isoform X2, with product MESKSCNNFRSYVGLEEHEMQPLGSSRRNSLSENNIKLLPGEIFITGAHNVLMFSPVSDLKQGTSGFLSITNFKLTFITTDDTSGEDVTRQQNHLYGYMDTCLTNIEDIYITVGDKKRRLVSGNIVPSKVKGIFIICKNLRTWSFSFKFSPIGDGQKLLRALLHHAFPSRHHLLFAYDYREAYYSSLDKAVRLFRDISEWINELERTISNEKFRKFWRLSTANVDFKLCRSLSRYIIVPASITDSQLMDASKHFQGNRPPIWSWSSTHGAALVKMSELSLLATKRMQENIMFENVRKSHPRKMPPVVLELNKDVNVKFIAVAFSKFASLCSPENIRQFWLQDNSFYSLVENTKWLKCVSYCLQKAVEACEHLHLGVSVILQGAGTDICCIISSLVQLLLDPYFRTINGFQSLLQKEWIAGGHPFCDRLGHITKRKSEKSPLLLLYLDCVWQLSQQFPAEFEFTETYLTTLWDTAHVSIFDTFIFNCEKDRIAAATDPSKPFVLRSVWDWREQFSEQDILLFYNPLYNFCETDAVEKSIIKPLYNMASLELWTQCYFRWIPPLEIRNGGQNHIELYARLLRNDVNQLKMCVNGNCGSPVDKSNSYSVQMNIDSFYPFSNKQSGNTVSTPIMNSSILATESLLDAQSLITASD from the exons ATGGAAAGCAAAAGTTGCAATAATTTCAGAAGTTACGTGGGTCTCGAGGAACACGAGATGCAG CCACTGGGTTCTAGTCGACGTAATTCTTTATCCGAAAACAATATCAAGTTACTACCCGGTGAGATTTTCATCACCGGAGCGCACAACGTTCTCATGTTCTCGCCCGTTAGCGATCTAAAGCAAGGAACGTCTGGCTTTCTATCGATTACGAATTTTAAGCTTACTTTTATTACGACGGACGACACAAGCGGAGAA GATGTAACCCGTCAACAGAATCATCTTTATGGATATATGGATACCTGTTTGACAAACATTGAAGATATTTATATAACAGTAGGTGATAAGAAAAGAAGACTTGTATCTGGCAATATTGTACCATCTAAAGTAAAAGggatatttattatttgtaaa AATTTACGAACATGGTCCTTCtcttttaaattttcacccATTGGAGATGGACAAAAACTGTTGAGGGCACTATTACATCATGCTTTTCCTAGTAGACACCATTTATTATTCGCTTATGACTACAG AGAAGCGTACTATAGCAGTCTTGATAAAGCTGTTCGCTTATTTCGAGACATAtctgaatggattaacgaactagaACGAACCATAAGTaatgaaaaatttagaaaattttggaGATTATCTACTGCTAATGTAGACTTCAAGCTTTGTCGTAG CTTATCACGATATATAATTGTACCAGCATCCATTACCGACAGTCAACTAATGGATGCATCTAAGCACTTCCAAGGCAACCGTCCACCAATTTGGTCTTGGTCGAGTACACATGGTGCAGCATTAGTTAAAATGTCTGAGCTCTCATTATTAGCTACTAAGAGAATGCAAGAGAATATTATGTTCGAGAATGTTCGCAAAAGTCACCCTCGAAAAATGCCGCCAGTTGTTTTAGAATTAAATAAAGATGTTAACGTAAAGTTTATAGCTGTAGCCTTTTCAAAATTTGCCAGTCTGTGCTCTCCAG AAAATATTAGACAATTTTGGCTGCAGGATAATAGTTTTTATTCTTTAGTAGAAAATACAAAATGGTTAAAGTGTGTATCATATTGTTTGCAAAAAGCTGTAGAAGCTTGTGAACACCTTCATTTAGGAGTTTCTGTTATTTTACAAG GTGCTGGCACAGATATTTGTTGCATTATATCGAGCTTAGTCCAATTATTATTGGACCCTTATTTTCGAACCATAAATGGATTTCAATCGCTCTTGCAAAAGGAATGGATCGCCGGCGGGCATCCATTTTGTGATAGATTAGGTCATATTACCAAGAGGAAGTCGGAGAAA TCTCCACTGTTACTTCTATATTTGGACTGTGTCTGGCAATTAAGTCAACAATTTCCTGCGGAATTCGAATTCACGGAAACGTACCTGACAACGTTGTGGGATACTGCTcacgtttcaattttcgatacaTTCATTTTTAATTGCGAGAAAGATCGGATTGCGGCAGCTACA gacCCAAGTAAACCTTTTGTTCTTCGGAGCGTCTGGGATTGGAGGGAACAATTTAGTGAACAGGACATTTTATTGTTTTACAATCCTCTTTACAATTTTTGTGAAACGGACGCAGTAGAGAAGAGCATAATAAAGCCCTTGTACAATATGGCCAGCTTAGAACTATGGACGCAGTGTTACTTTCGTTGGATACCCCCTTTGGAGATCCGAAACGGTGGACAGAATCACATAGAGCTTTACGCAAGATTATTACGAAACGACGTAAATCAGTTAAAGATGTGCGTAAATGGAAATTGTGGTTCACCAGTCGACAAGTCGAATAGCTATTCTGTTCAGATGAATATCGACAGTTTCTATCCATTCTCGAATAAACAGTCTGGGAACACAGTGAGCACTCCTATCATGAACAGCTCCATTCTAGCTACCGAAAGTTTGTTAGACGCGCAATCTTTAATAACTGCGTCCGACTGA
- the Hpf1 gene encoding histone PARylation factor 1: MSDNEKEQYKNYQEDTRIPCQYGIKCYQKNAVHHKKYKHPPKKVIKKQKVTKCIGERKTYAKRKKMDSHERLNDSPEKKILKRYDNVTTQNMTDENITHIVDNIANNDNKNSEIVEYESSEHVIDPMNCTSIASLLKDCNINIERDKLFPTNVQMIISHLFLTEMPEDFFQFFEFCKSVSEEEPFNALKDLHLQLVGPYDVFKDKFLSYNVNDKKTLLRHWRYYYDPPEFQTIIKTDDKDGLHFGYWRDDPSEKPVFVVENKVNVNCIITPIAENIFGMLDAYIGEKLKLSNPFEKIRIAQLQQKLKSYAKEKNITLDKLTSSMHTREKKVIARTFHKAGIMVSYNKKTELGYRDLAVTDNELKKILKQIEQASTSEARKTPMSKLEEVIRLATIAADECDFGTCLELGHDLFSSGVPFVQNKALNMLSLAYNLLDRPQFLEIARSHLEDRRRNSNLSVLY, from the exons ATGTCTGACAATGAGAAGGAgcaatataaaaattatcaagAAGATACACGGATTCCTTGTCAATATGGAATTAAGTGTTATCAAAAGAATGCTGTACACcacaaaaaatacaaacatcCACCTAAAAAAGTTATA aaaaagcagaaagttacaaaatgcattgGCGAAAGAAAAACATATGCTAAGAGAAAGAAAATGGATAGTCATGAAAGATTGAATGATTCTCCAGAGAAAAAGATATTGAAAAGATATGATAATGTAACCACTCAAAACATGACTGATGAAAACATTACGCATATTGTTGATAATATTGCAAACaatgataataaaaatagtGAAATCGTAGAATATGAGTCATCAGAACATGTAATAGATCCAATGAATTGTACTTCCATTGCATCATTGCTAAAAGATTGCAACATTAATATTGAAAGGGACAAATTATTTCCAACTAATGTGCAAATGAttatttcccatttatttctcactgAAATGCCAGAAGATTTCTTTCAATTCTTTGAATTTTGTAAGAGTGTTTCTGAAGAAGAACCTTTCAATGCCTTAAAAGACCTTCACTTGCAACTCGTAGGTCCCTATGATGTGTTCAAAGACAAATTTTTAAGTTATAATGTTAATGACAAGAAAACATTGCTCAGACACTGGAGATATTATTATGATCCACCAGAGTTTcaa ACAATCATTAAAACTGATGACAAAGATGGTTTACATTTTGGTTATTGGAGAGATGATCCCTCAGAGAAGCCTGTATTTGTAGTAGAAAACAAAGTAAATGTAAATTGTATAATTACACCTATTGCAGAAAATATATTTGGCATGCTCGA TGCATACATAGGAGAGAAATTGAAACTATCTAATCCATTTGAAAAGATCCGCATAGCACAGTTGCAGCAAAAACTAAAAAGCTATGCTAAAGAAAAGAATATAACATTGGACAAACTTACGAGTAGCATGCACACTAGAGAGAAGAAAGTTATTGCAAGAACATTTCATAAAGCAGGCATTATGGTGTCGTATAATAAAAAAACTGAATTAGGATATAGAGATTTAGCAGTAACTGACA atgaattaaaaaaaatactgaaACAAATAGAGCAAGCTTCAACCTCGGAAGCAAGGAAAACACCGATGTCGAAGCTCGAGGAAGTAATAAGGTTGGCAACAATTGCGGCGGACGAATGCGATTTCGGTACATGCTTGGAACTGGGTCATGATCTTTTCTCTAGCGGTGTGCCTTTTGTTCAAAATAAAGCATTGAATATGCTTTCTCTTGCTTACAATCTTTTGGACAGACCACAGTTTTTAGAAATTGCTCGGTCGCATTTGGAAGATAGAAGACGCAATTCGAACCTAAGTGtcctttattaa
- the Jumu gene encoding forkhead box protein N4 jumeau, with translation MLDTESRHGTGLDQGPTRDPWLTMDYYLGTDSLSLQEMLDVDIKCEIEGVIGGHTELGFNFTDMSGLEMDDDPIGCQNDLSGWFGSTSLLNGNSNSSNSNFNLDLSGGDAASIMVNPNSVMPHMAVRSPTPSNTRRHFSFSSKREIKEEKIDVEEEAENDTSSCTENENENDQENDIENDMENDTETEQYENDITETEEDSEDEQEIPKAVTPSKSRTISISAAKTTSPQFTRAQTTPKVNGVPGIRVQNFKVLHSSNQTPQHVRKQIYNNNVHVTPGTAAVAAMKREKEFDLSDYDDKLYPKPAYSYSCLIAMALKNSQTGSLPVSEIYNFMCEHFPYFKTAPNGWKNSVRHNLSLNKCFEKIEKPAGNGNQRKGCLWAINPAKVAKMDEEVQKWSRKDPLAIKKAMIYPDHLELLERGEMKYAGSGDMSEETESSGDEAVEESTTYDESIHSHIAANSVTDSYDESSQDCDIDIVEHLYDEIDIEDNKESLHMQLNISKRGEPFEYELSPSTKRQKTLTGAIQGNYVYQPVTTSRRKTPLLLRAGTGNGSFLKID, from the exons ATGTTGGATACGGAGAGCAGACACGGTACTGGGCTGGATCAGGGACCGACAAGGGACCCTTGGCTCACGATGGATTACTACCTTGGCACGGACAGTCTCTCGCTCCAGGAGATGCTCGATGTCGATATCAAATGCGAGATCGAAGGCGTTATCGGCGGGCACACGGAGCTGGGCTTTAATTTCACCGACATGTCCGGCCTAGAGATGGACGACGATCCCATTGGATGCCAGAACGATCTTAGTGGATGGTTTGGGTCCACCAGTTTGCTCAACGGCAACAGCAACAGCTCGAACAG TAACTTTAACCTTGACCTCAGCGGAGGCGACGCCGCCTCGATCATGGTGAACCCTAACTCGGTCATGCCTCATATGGCGGTACGGAGTCCGACACCGAGCAACACCAGGAGGCATTTCTCTTTCTCGTCCAAGAGGGAGATCAAGGAGGAAAAGATCGACGTCGAGGAGGAAGCGGAGAACGACACCAGCAGCTGcaccgagaacgagaacgagaacgatcaGGAGAACGACATAGAGAACGACATGGAGAACGACACCGAGACGGAGCAGTACGAGAATGACATCACGGAAACCGAGGAGGACTCCGAGGACGAGCAAGAGATCCCAAAAGCGGTCACACCGTCCAAGTCGAGAACAATCTCGATCTCGGCCGCAAAAACGACCTCACCGCAGTTCACGAGGGCGCAGACCACCCCCAAAGTGAACGGTGTGCCCGGTATAAGGGTACAAAACTTCAAAGTGTTGCACAGCTCGAACCAAACGCCGCAGCACGTGCGGAAACAAATCTACAACAACAACGTGCACGTCACCCCGGGCACGGCCGCTGTCGCTGCGATGAAAAGGGAGAAGGAATTCGATCTGTCGGATTACGACGACAAACTATACCCGAAACCGGCTTACTCTTACTCCTGTTTGATCGCCATGGCGTTAAAGAACAGCCAAACGGGCTCCCTGCCGGTCtcggaaatttataattttatgtg TGAGCATTTTCCTTACTTCAAGACCGCACCGAATGGCTGGAAGAACTCGGTCAGGCACAATTTGTCGCTGAACAAGTGTTTCGAGAAGATAGAGAAACCGGCTGGAAACGGGAATCAGAGGAAGGGCTGCCTGTGGGCCATCAACCCTGCTAAAGTGGCGAAGATGGACGAAGAGGTCCAAAAATGGTCGAGGAAGGACCCTCTAGCCATCAAGAAGGCAATGATTTATCCGGATCACTTGGAGCTGCTGGAAAGAGGGGAGATGAAGTACGCGGGCAGTGGAGACATGTCCGAAGAAACGGAAAGCTCAGGGGATGAAGCTGTCGAAGAGAGTACGACGTACGACGAGTCCATTCACAGTCACATAGCCGCAAACTCTGTAACGGACAGTTACGACGAGAGCAGCCAAGATTGTGATATAGATATCGTGGAGCACCTGTACGATGAAATAGATATAGAAGACAATAAGGAGTCgctgcacatgcaactgaacaTCTCGAAACGGGGGGAGCCGTTCGAGTACGAGCTCAGTCCCAGCACAAAGAGGCAGAAGACCTTGACTGGAGCGATACAAGGGAACTACGTGTACCAACCTGTAACCACTTCAAGAAGAAAAACACCTCTTCTTTTACGAGCCGGGACAGGAAACGGTTCCTTTCTTAAAATAGATTGA